One Helianthus annuus cultivar XRQ/B chromosome 7, HanXRQr2.0-SUNRISE, whole genome shotgun sequence genomic region harbors:
- the LOC118480266 gene encoding uncharacterized protein LOC118480266 has translation MMVLSDRQKESIKAMGFGGLLGLSVNGIPEKLAFHVVDSFDAKSMTLNIGNASLVVDAGLISKLLGIRNTGLRFADVEVAKTLPPSLKAWRARFPPTTYVAPSLISAEIQKDTYSDMAFFRTDFALLFLTAMGSSQQNGYVKDKILKRLTAETRYEDYNWCEFIIECLRKCKKKWRPSDPKCCWVGPLTVLTLLYVNCTQQPACDNSNLRLTLM, from the exons ATGATGGTTTTAAGTGATCGTCAGAAAGAGTCTATTAAGGCAATGGGTTTCGGGGGCTTGTTAGGTCTGAGTGTCAATGGGATTCCTGAGAAGTTAGCCTTCCATGTGGTGGATAGTTTTGATGCGAAGTCGATGACGTTAAACATAGGTAACGCCAGCCTGGTGGTTGACGCGGGGTTGATTAGCAAATTGTTAGGGATACGAAACACAGGTTTGAGGTTTGCTGATGTCGAGGTAGCCAAGACGCTTCCTCCATCGTTGAAGGCGTGGCGGGCACGCTTCCCACCAACAACTTACGTAGCCCCTTCACTGATTTCGGCCGAAATACAGAAGGACACCTATTCGGACATGGCGTTTTTTCGTACCGATTTTGCCTTGCTTTTCCTCACTGCGATGGGCAGTTCACAGCAGAACGGTTATGTCAAAGACAAGATTTTGAAGCGTTTGACAGCGGAAACAAGATACGAAGATTACAATTGGTGTGAATTCATTATCGAGTGTTTGAGGAAGTGTAAGAAAAAATGGAGGCCATCGGACCCCAAGTGTTGCTGGGTTGGGCCGTTGACGGTCCTGACG TTGTTGTATGTAAACTGCACGCAGCAGCCagcgtgtgacaactcgaacttaaGACTCACTttaatgtaa